A single Sporosarcina sp. FSL W8-0480 DNA region contains:
- the truA gene encoding tRNA pseudouridine(38-40) synthase TruA has product MKRVKATVSYDGTDFAGYQFQPNMRTVQSVIDKALVKLHKDKSIYSVASGRTDAGVHAYGQVIHFDTPLSLTPDRWRMALNVLLPKDVRVVDVEFVDEEFHARYSATGKTYMYKWSRSEIQSPFERNYVVHLGKWHPDVERMREAATYFIGTHDFTSFCSSKTATASKVRTVRELTVVEIGEELIMTIEGDGFLYNMVRTIAGMLFAVGIGWNEPSDMKEMIEAKDRKKVGKTAPAHGLYLMNVTYDS; this is encoded by the coding sequence ATGAAACGGGTAAAAGCTACAGTTTCTTATGATGGCACGGATTTTGCAGGATACCAATTTCAGCCGAATATGCGGACCGTGCAATCTGTAATTGATAAAGCGCTTGTTAAGCTCCACAAAGACAAATCGATCTATTCCGTAGCAAGTGGACGGACGGACGCCGGTGTACATGCCTATGGACAGGTGATCCATTTTGATACGCCATTAAGTCTTACTCCAGATCGTTGGCGGATGGCGCTGAATGTTTTATTGCCAAAAGATGTCCGAGTCGTTGACGTTGAATTTGTGGACGAAGAATTCCATGCGCGTTATTCTGCAACAGGAAAGACATACATGTACAAATGGTCCCGAAGTGAGATACAAAGTCCTTTTGAAAGGAATTATGTTGTGCACCTTGGGAAGTGGCATCCGGATGTTGAACGGATGCGTGAAGCTGCCACGTATTTCATAGGGACGCATGATTTTACAAGCTTTTGCTCGTCAAAAACGGCAACTGCAAGTAAAGTGAGGACCGTGCGTGAATTAACAGTCGTTGAGATAGGTGAAGAACTGATCATGACGATTGAAGGCGACGGATTTCTATACAATATGGTACGAACGATTGCAGGCATGCTTTTCGCTGTAGGCATCGGTTGGAACGAGCCATCGGACATGAAAGAAATGATCGAGGCGAAGGATCGTAAAAAGGTAGGCAAAACAGCGCCGGCACACGGTTTGTACTTGATGAATGTGACGTATGATAGCTGA
- the rplM gene encoding 50S ribosomal protein L13: MRTTFMAKGHEVERKWLVVDAEGQTLGRLASEVAAILRGKHKPTFTPHVDTGDHVIIINAEKIQLSGNKLKDKIYYRHTGYTGNLKQRTALEMRTNYPTKMLELAIKGMLPKGPLGRQTFKKLHVYAGAEHPHTAQKPEAYELRG; encoded by the coding sequence ATGCGTACAACATTCATGGCTAAAGGTCACGAAGTAGAGCGTAAATGGCTCGTTGTCGACGCTGAAGGACAGACGCTTGGTCGTCTTGCTTCTGAAGTTGCAGCGATTTTGCGCGGCAAACATAAACCTACGTTCACACCACACGTTGACACTGGTGATCACGTGATCATCATCAACGCTGAGAAAATCCAATTGTCTGGGAATAAATTAAAAGATAAAATCTACTATCGCCACACAGGCTATACAGGTAATCTTAAACAACGTACTGCTCTTGAAATGCGTACAAACTACCCAACTAAAATGTTGGAACTTGCGATTAAAGGGATGCTTCCAAAAGGCCCTCTTGGTCGTCAAACATTCAAGAAACTTCATGTCTATGCTGGAGCGGAACATCCACATACGGCACAAAAACCAGAAGCATACGAGCTTCGTGGATAA
- the rpsI gene encoding 30S ribosomal protein S9, producing the protein MAQVQYIGTGRRKSSVARVRLVPGEGKIVVNNRDVEDYVPFETLREVIKQPLVATQTLGSYDIHVNVHGGGYTGQAGAIRHGVARALLNVDPDFRAPLKAAGLLTRDSRMKERKKYGLKGARRAPQFSKR; encoded by the coding sequence TTGGCACAAGTACAATATATCGGCACTGGCCGTCGCAAAAGCTCAGTAGCTCGTGTACGTCTCGTTCCTGGCGAAGGCAAAATCGTCGTCAACAACCGTGACGTAGAAGACTACGTACCATTCGAAACACTTCGCGAAGTGATTAAACAACCACTTGTAGCAACACAAACACTTGGTAGCTATGACATCCATGTAAACGTCCACGGCGGCGGATACACAGGACAAGCAGGCGCTATCCGTCACGGCGTAGCTCGCGCTCTACTTAACGTAGACCCTGACTTCCGTGCACCATTGAAAGCAGCTGGTTTGCTAACACGTGACTCACGCATGAAAGAACGTAAAAAATACGGTCTTAAAGGCGCTCGTCGTGCACCTCAGTTCTCAAAACGTTAA
- a CDS encoding TetR/AcrR family transcriptional regulator: MIVIRENLINAAIKQYAIHGYHGATMRKIADEVGIKPPSIYFFFKNKEELFVAAFKQLLDNHFEKMELILKDNWDRPVEQIFTAMIQGIISHHKGDMEGTNAYISLVTSPVVEISKYLNNHMLRYNEWLVNILGSLLKSEYPNISSSDMDRIVEKFILIGNGVFWGIKLYDDENLERQEVLANQIIHVLFEELNEKYIR, translated from the coding sequence GTGATAGTCATCCGTGAGAATTTGATAAATGCAGCAATTAAACAATACGCAATACATGGGTATCATGGAGCGACGATGAGGAAAATTGCTGATGAAGTTGGGATAAAGCCACCTTCAATTTACTTTTTCTTCAAAAATAAGGAAGAGTTATTTGTAGCTGCATTTAAACAATTATTAGATAACCACTTTGAGAAAATGGAGCTGATATTAAAAGATAATTGGGACAGGCCTGTTGAGCAAATTTTCACAGCGATGATACAGGGAATTATTTCTCACCATAAGGGAGATATGGAAGGAACGAATGCATATATCTCACTCGTTACATCTCCAGTAGTGGAAATCTCTAAGTATTTGAATAACCATATGCTTCGTTATAACGAATGGCTTGTAAACATACTTGGATCCCTTCTGAAAAGCGAGTATCCAAATATATCATCATCGGATATGGATCGTATCGTAGAAAAATTTATACTAATTGGTAATGGCGTTTTTTGGGGAATTAAGTTATACGATGATGAAAATTTAGAGCGACAGGAAGTACTCGCAAATCAAATAATTCATGTACTATTCGAAGAACTGAATGAGAAATACATTCGGTAA
- a CDS encoding cytosine permease, translating into MESTTKVKATIGDDYSLTRVPMTARQSLWSITIIRVGALATISQFMLGATLGYGMTFWQAFWATVLGSIILQIISFLLGYAGAREGLSTSLLARYTGFGRYGSSIIGAVIAIACIGWFGVQNSVFAEGIVQATGGKLSLPLAATITGLGVTVLVIFGFKLLSLTATITVPAFLLAVGFGIYHVLSDYSFSDLLTAAPAGDVLTMGAAATMIAGGFIIGAVITPDFSRFAKSSKDVFWMATIGILVGELGINMIAVLLALAARTNDIVNIMVQTAGWFGAFVVVLSTVKINNLNLYSSSLGFTNIFDSLFNLKLNRGKVTLVIGLIGTVLSIIGIIDYFVSFLIFLGVLVPPIAGIMVVEYFILKTNRKELDETREKGELPAVGKINPITIIAWIAGFAAGYTITIGIPSINSLLVSGVVYYIGALIIKYSSNIRNNEGKTV; encoded by the coding sequence ATGGAAAGCACAACAAAAGTGAAAGCAACTATTGGAGATGATTATTCATTAACAAGGGTGCCGATGACAGCACGACAATCTCTATGGAGTATTACCATTATACGAGTTGGTGCATTAGCAACCATTAGCCAGTTTATGTTGGGCGCAACCTTGGGGTATGGCATGACATTTTGGCAAGCATTCTGGGCAACGGTGTTAGGTAGTATCATCCTCCAAATCATTAGTTTTCTTTTAGGCTATGCTGGTGCACGTGAAGGACTTTCAACAAGTCTTTTGGCAAGGTATACAGGTTTTGGGCGATATGGATCCAGTATTATTGGAGCTGTCATAGCGATTGCTTGTATTGGCTGGTTTGGCGTTCAAAATTCAGTTTTTGCAGAAGGGATTGTACAGGCAACTGGGGGTAAATTATCGCTTCCTTTAGCTGCAACAATTACAGGTTTAGGTGTTACGGTACTGGTTATCTTTGGATTTAAGTTATTGAGTCTTACCGCAACAATTACAGTCCCTGCATTCCTATTAGCAGTAGGATTTGGTATCTATCACGTATTGAGTGACTACTCGTTTTCTGATTTGTTAACTGCAGCCCCGGCTGGTGATGTGCTAACAATGGGAGCTGCTGCAACGATGATTGCAGGAGGATTTATTATTGGTGCTGTCATTACACCAGACTTTAGTCGTTTTGCTAAAAGTAGTAAAGACGTTTTTTGGATGGCGACGATAGGTATTCTCGTAGGCGAACTTGGTATTAATATGATTGCAGTATTACTTGCACTCGCTGCTAGAACAAACGACATTGTTAATATTATGGTACAAACTGCTGGTTGGTTTGGAGCATTTGTAGTTGTATTATCGACGGTGAAAATAAATAATTTAAATCTTTATTCTTCCTCATTAGGATTTACAAATATTTTTGACTCTCTATTCAACTTAAAACTTAATCGAGGAAAAGTAACTCTTGTTATAGGGTTAATTGGTACTGTGTTATCGATTATTGGGATTATAGACTACTTTGTAAGTTTCCTTATTTTCTTAGGTGTCCTTGTTCCACCAATTGCAGGAATTATGGTAGTTGAGTATTTCATATTGAAAACGAACCGAAAAGAATTAGATGAAACACGTGAAAAAGGCGAATTGCCAGCGGTTGGTAAGATAAACCCGATTACGATTATTGCCTGGATAGCTGGTTTTGCAGCTGGTTATACAATAACCATAGGTATTCCATCCATCAATTCACTTTTAGTTAGTGGAGTTGTTTATTATATTGGCGCTTTAATAATAAAGTATTCTTCTAATATCAGAAATAACGAAGGCAAAACTGTATAG
- a CDS encoding DUF917 domain-containing protein, with protein MRIIGKQEIEDIAVGAALLGTGGGGDPYIGKLMALQAIEEFGPVTVLDPDEVPDDALVVPSSMMGAPTVLLEKIPSGEEAIEAFLKLEEYLGEKVYATFPIEAGGLNSMLPFALAARLGLPVVDADGMGRAFPELQMVTFYLDGISATPAVIADEKGNTALLSTIDNVWTERIARAATIQMGGSVMNAMYSMRGKNLKESGIPHILRLEEEIGKAIRLAKVNNVNAIHEVLKTVGGFELFQGKVTDINRKTEKGFAKGVATFEGINEYKDETLELRFQNEHLLAQTDKQLLCVTPDLIAVLDSETGIPITTEGIRYGSRCVVIGIPSHPKWRTEKGLETVGPRYFGYDVDYIPVEELANKGGAK; from the coding sequence ATGAGGATAATTGGAAAACAGGAGATTGAAGATATCGCAGTTGGTGCAGCTCTACTTGGAACGGGTGGAGGGGGCGACCCATATATTGGAAAGCTTATGGCGTTACAAGCAATTGAAGAGTTCGGTCCGGTAACGGTATTAGATCCGGATGAAGTTCCTGATGATGCTTTAGTTGTACCTTCCTCCATGATGGGAGCACCTACTGTATTGCTTGAGAAAATTCCCAGTGGTGAAGAGGCGATAGAGGCCTTTCTAAAACTGGAAGAATATTTAGGGGAGAAGGTTTATGCGACATTTCCAATTGAAGCTGGTGGGCTAAACTCCATGCTTCCTTTCGCACTTGCTGCAAGATTAGGATTGCCCGTTGTAGATGCAGATGGGATGGGCAGGGCTTTTCCAGAATTGCAGATGGTCACTTTTTATTTAGATGGTATATCAGCGACACCAGCTGTCATTGCTGATGAAAAAGGAAATACAGCGTTGTTATCAACCATAGATAATGTTTGGACAGAAAGAATTGCTCGTGCTGCTACAATTCAAATGGGTGGATCCGTTATGAATGCCATGTATTCCATGAGGGGGAAAAATTTAAAAGAAAGTGGTATCCCTCACATTTTAAGGCTGGAAGAAGAGATTGGAAAAGCTATTCGCCTTGCGAAAGTGAATAATGTAAATGCTATTCATGAAGTACTAAAAACAGTCGGTGGATTTGAACTGTTTCAAGGGAAAGTAACCGATATTAATCGTAAAACGGAAAAAGGATTTGCAAAAGGAGTAGCTACATTTGAAGGCATAAATGAATATAAGGATGAAACTCTAGAGCTACGTTTCCAAAATGAACATTTACTTGCACAAACAGACAAACAGCTACTTTGCGTGACACCGGATTTAATTGCTGTATTAGATTCAGAGACAGGCATTCCAATTACAACAGAAGGAATCCGTTATGGTTCAAGATGTGTTGTTATCGGAATTCCGTCCCATCCGAAATGGCGTACAGAAAAAGGTCTTGAAACGGTTGGTCCAAGATACTTTGGCTATGATGTCGATTATATTCCAGTTGAAGAACTTGCAAATAAAGGAGGGGCGAAATAA
- a CDS encoding hydantoinase/oxoprolinase family protein — MGTYRIGIDVGGTHTDAVILDENNQVISETKSSTTVDVATGIYNAMHKVIASADVPREEIHYAMLGTTHCTNAIVERKGLNEIAVIRIGAPATLAVKPLTGVQDELREALGNYVYLVRGGHEFDGREIVSLDEEHLYQIANEIKGKVDSVAITSVFSPVSREHEERARKICTEILGDEISISLSSEIGSVGLLERENATILNASVIKVAKTAADGFVQALKNEGIHAKVFFGQNDGTLMSVEYAMKYPIFTIACGPTNSLRGASYLSDLTDAIVVDVGGTTSDVGILVNSFPRESSLAVEIGGARTNFRMPDLVSIGLGGGTIVRIEENGEFTIGPDSVGYRLPEEAMIFGGDTLTTTDVAVALGKVELGDQSNVAHLDKELLQRVYNKMVEMVEEAIDKVKVSANPMPVILVGGGSVLFPTELKGASGVFRPENSGVANAIGSAISQVSGQIEKIYLIDEIGRENALQAAKQEAMDEAINAGANKESLIIVDIEDVPLAYLPGNATRVRVKAAGELV, encoded by the coding sequence ATGGGGACGTATCGGATCGGAATTGATGTAGGTGGAACTCACACAGACGCTGTTATATTAGATGAAAATAATCAGGTGATTTCAGAAACGAAATCATCTACAACTGTCGATGTCGCAACAGGCATTTATAATGCAATGCATAAAGTAATTGCAAGTGCAGATGTTCCAAGGGAAGAGATTCACTATGCCATGCTTGGAACTACACACTGTACGAATGCCATTGTTGAGAGAAAAGGTTTGAATGAAATTGCGGTTATCCGCATAGGCGCTCCTGCTACTTTAGCAGTAAAACCACTGACTGGTGTGCAAGATGAGCTTCGTGAAGCACTCGGAAATTATGTATACCTTGTACGTGGTGGGCATGAATTTGATGGGCGTGAAATTGTTTCTTTAGATGAAGAACATTTGTATCAAATTGCAAATGAAATAAAAGGAAAAGTGGACTCCGTTGCGATTACATCAGTCTTTTCACCAGTTTCGAGAGAACATGAAGAACGGGCAAGAAAGATCTGTACGGAAATCTTAGGTGACGAAATTTCAATTTCGTTATCTTCGGAAATCGGTTCTGTCGGGCTATTGGAAAGAGAAAATGCCACCATCTTGAATGCTTCTGTAATAAAAGTAGCGAAAACAGCCGCAGATGGATTTGTTCAAGCACTAAAAAATGAAGGAATCCATGCGAAGGTATTCTTCGGTCAAAATGACGGTACATTAATGTCTGTAGAATATGCAATGAAGTATCCGATTTTCACCATTGCTTGTGGTCCAACGAATTCTTTGCGAGGTGCATCCTATTTAAGTGATTTAACAGATGCAATTGTTGTCGACGTCGGAGGGACAACTTCAGATGTAGGAATTTTAGTGAATTCCTTCCCGCGAGAGTCTTCTTTAGCTGTTGAGATTGGTGGGGCGCGTACAAATTTCCGTATGCCTGATTTAGTTTCAATTGGTTTAGGTGGCGGGACAATTGTCCGGATCGAAGAAAATGGAGAATTTACAATTGGGCCAGATAGCGTAGGCTATCGCTTACCTGAAGAGGCGATGATTTTTGGTGGAGATACTTTAACGACAACAGATGTAGCAGTTGCATTAGGAAAAGTCGAACTTGGTGACCAATCTAATGTAGCGCATTTGGATAAGGAATTACTTCAAAGAGTGTATAACAAAATGGTGGAAATGGTTGAAGAAGCAATTGATAAGGTGAAGGTAAGTGCAAACCCTATGCCTGTTATTTTAGTTGGTGGGGGAAGTGTTCTATTTCCAACAGAATTAAAAGGTGCTTCCGGGGTGTTTCGTCCTGAGAATTCTGGTGTTGCAAATGCTATTGGATCTGCAATTTCTCAAGTTAGCGGTCAGATTGAAAAAATCTATTTAATAGATGAAATTGGTAGGGAAAATGCTTTGCAAGCAGCCAAGCAAGAAGCAATGGATGAAGCAATAAATGCAGGTGCGAATAAAGAAAGCCTTATTATTGTCGATATCGAAGACGTACCACTTGCATACCTTCCAGGAAACGCAACAAGGGTACGTGTCAAAGCGGCTGGCGAATTAGTTTAA
- a CDS encoding rhodanese-like domain-containing protein → MKEITTSDLQQQLNTGAVPHMIDVREDDEVAQGMIPGAIHIPLGELPGRLDEIDKSKSYIMICRSGGRSGRACEFLEDQGYDVTNMVGGMLEWQGEVK, encoded by the coding sequence ATGAAGGAAATCACAACATCTGATTTACAGCAACAATTAAATACTGGAGCGGTTCCTCACATGATTGACGTACGGGAAGACGATGAAGTAGCACAAGGAATGATTCCGGGAGCTATTCATATCCCGCTTGGTGAGTTGCCGGGACGGTTAGATGAAATAGATAAATCGAAATCGTATATTATGATTTGCCGATCAGGTGGACGTAGTGGCCGGGCATGTGAGTTTTTAGAAGACCAAGGATATGATGTTACAAATATGGTTGGCGGCATGTTAGAGTGGCAAGGGGAAGTTAAGTAA
- a CDS encoding N-acetylmuramoyl-L-alanine amidase has product MKRWLIIGLLFATSLLVVIYGVKASDRGFFMPEQLGGVKIVIDPGHGGLDGGASIGDVVERDITLKIAHELKKKLEKKGAVIVMTREKEGDAIAEHAPGEKFGTIRQRKLADLKLRESIAIEEDPDMFLSVHVNAIPQERWRGSQVFYHAEGHPGGELLAKSIQGAFRDTLKNTDREALAIKGVYLLKKVPMPSVLIETGFISNPEERALLTDPAYQSKVADAIVEGIIQFYLSEEN; this is encoded by the coding sequence TTGAAGCGTTGGCTGATCATCGGATTATTATTTGCAACCTCTCTGTTAGTAGTCATTTATGGAGTGAAGGCTTCGGATCGTGGGTTTTTCATGCCCGAGCAGTTAGGCGGGGTTAAGATTGTCATTGACCCTGGGCATGGCGGGTTGGATGGAGGAGCTTCTATCGGGGATGTAGTTGAAAGGGACATTACCTTGAAAATTGCACATGAACTGAAAAAGAAGCTTGAAAAAAAGGGTGCAGTAATCGTGATGACGCGTGAAAAGGAAGGCGATGCAATAGCGGAGCATGCACCAGGTGAAAAGTTTGGAACGATCCGTCAACGAAAGCTTGCAGATTTAAAGTTGCGGGAGAGTATTGCCATTGAGGAGGATCCGGATATGTTCCTCAGTGTACATGTCAACGCAATTCCTCAAGAAAGATGGAGAGGCTCACAAGTGTTTTACCATGCTGAGGGCCACCCTGGCGGAGAATTATTGGCGAAGTCAATTCAAGGCGCATTCCGGGATACGCTAAAAAATACCGATCGTGAAGCACTGGCCATAAAAGGTGTTTATTTGCTGAAAAAAGTTCCGATGCCTTCTGTTCTAATCGAAACTGGATTTATCTCGAATCCTGAAGAGCGAGCGCTTTTAACTGATCCAGCTTACCAGTCAAAAGTGGCAGATGCTATCGTTGAGGGAATCATCCAATTTTACCTTTCCGAAGAAAATTGA
- a CDS encoding Mrp/NBP35 family ATP-binding protein yields MINEQIVRDVVGELKDPFLHRTLAETDGIVSVSVKPEKKHVSVKLAIAKVNTAEQMNLQMKVVEVIKAAGADSVGIRFEQLSPAALEKFRGTADESEAQDLLSPLNNIEFISIASGKGGVGKSTVSVNLAVSLARLGKRVGLIDADIYGFSVPDMMGITELPVVKDNRIIPVERFGVKVISMGFFVEDNAPVVWRGPMLGKVLDQFFRDVDWGPLDYLILDLPPGTGDVALDIHQMIPSSKEIVVTTPHPTAAFVAARAGAMALQTDHSILGVIENMAWFESKVTNEKEYVFGQGGGTRLSEELRTELLGQIPLGQPDWSETDFAPSVYAHDHPIGKTYEKIAQAIIDKTQR; encoded by the coding sequence TTGATAAATGAACAAATTGTCCGTGACGTTGTAGGCGAGTTAAAGGATCCGTTTTTACATAGAACACTTGCGGAAACCGATGGGATTGTCAGCGTATCGGTTAAACCGGAGAAGAAGCATGTCAGTGTAAAATTGGCCATCGCCAAAGTCAACACGGCGGAGCAAATGAATCTACAAATGAAAGTGGTTGAAGTCATCAAAGCTGCAGGCGCTGATTCGGTTGGTATCCGATTTGAACAGCTGTCACCAGCAGCACTTGAAAAATTCCGTGGAACAGCAGATGAATCTGAAGCACAGGACTTACTTTCACCATTAAACAATATTGAATTCATATCGATTGCATCAGGGAAGGGCGGGGTTGGTAAATCCACCGTTTCCGTCAATTTAGCAGTATCACTTGCCCGTCTTGGTAAAAGGGTTGGTTTGATTGACGCAGATATATACGGCTTTAGTGTACCGGATATGATGGGAATAACGGAGTTGCCTGTCGTAAAAGATAATAGAATTATTCCTGTTGAGCGTTTCGGGGTAAAAGTAATATCGATGGGATTCTTTGTGGAAGACAATGCACCTGTTGTTTGGCGCGGCCCAATGTTAGGAAAAGTGCTTGATCAATTTTTCCGTGATGTAGATTGGGGTCCACTTGATTATTTGATTTTAGACTTGCCACCTGGCACGGGGGATGTGGCACTTGATATCCACCAAATGATTCCATCATCAAAAGAAATTGTCGTTACGACTCCACATCCAACAGCTGCTTTCGTAGCCGCTCGGGCTGGGGCAATGGCACTTCAAACGGATCATTCAATCTTGGGCGTCATCGAAAATATGGCCTGGTTCGAGTCGAAAGTAACGAATGAGAAGGAATACGTTTTCGGTCAAGGTGGGGGAACTCGCCTATCAGAAGAATTGCGTACTGAACTATTAGGGCAAATCCCTCTTGGTCAACCAGACTGGAGCGAAACGGATTTCGCACCTTCTGTCTATGCGCACGATCATCCAATTGGAAAAACCTATGAAAAAATTGCTCAAGCGATTATAGATAAAACACAAAGATAA
- the gerD gene encoding spore germination lipoprotein GerD, whose protein sequence is MKKKWVHLLIVAIILSGCSMQQQSPNYDEMKKMMTDALQTEDGKKAIRKMLGETEFRELIVLEQPEVKKSIEDTLLSEKGQEFWKHAFEDPKFSEALAKSMKNQQQDIMKKLINDSSFQSEMVEFFGQPDMQKQLETILQSAGMKKQMEKSIEETINSPLLKAKWQELILKAGEVAPTEKSGGGSGGGQEGGGGGGGGGGNESGGGGK, encoded by the coding sequence ATGAAGAAAAAATGGGTTCATTTGCTAATAGTTGCCATAATATTATCGGGATGTAGCATGCAGCAACAAAGTCCGAATTACGACGAGATGAAGAAAATGATGACGGATGCATTGCAGACAGAGGATGGGAAAAAAGCGATTCGGAAAATGCTTGGCGAGACAGAATTTCGTGAGCTAATCGTGTTGGAGCAACCGGAAGTGAAGAAGTCGATTGAGGACACATTATTGTCAGAAAAGGGCCAGGAATTTTGGAAGCATGCATTTGAAGATCCTAAGTTTTCGGAGGCACTTGCAAAAAGCATGAAAAATCAACAACAAGATATTATGAAGAAGTTGATAAACGACTCATCTTTTCAAAGTGAGATGGTAGAGTTTTTTGGACAACCGGATATGCAAAAGCAACTTGAGACAATCTTGCAATCGGCCGGTATGAAGAAACAAATGGAAAAATCGATTGAAGAGACGATTAACAGTCCTTTATTAAAAGCAAAATGGCAGGAGTTAATACTGAAAGCCGGTGAAGTGGCACCTACCGAGAAATCAGGTGGAGGATCTGGCGGAGGGCAAGAAGGCGGAGGTGGCGGTGGCGGTGGCGGTGGAAATGAAAGCGGAGGCGGAGGCAAATGA
- a CDS encoding KinB-signaling pathway activation protein: MTIRNWIKFFFNALIIGGIVTAIIGLIVRWEFFSQYLSDGEYLEFLGAFVWMIFLGFTMSVVAQMGFFAYLTVHQFGVNLFKSLTLWNWVQLLIIVVVLFDLVFFRFQLTAGNTGRTLLYITLLVSLLAVSIVTAYFKAKWTKKHTLISALFFMIVITTLEWLPALMVRSGNIDSWVTILLFPLLAVNAYQLLMLPKYNRQSDEDKARLDARKKARKANVKTAKAK, translated from the coding sequence GTGACCATACGAAATTGGATAAAATTCTTTTTTAATGCATTAATAATCGGAGGAATTGTCACGGCTATCATCGGGTTGATAGTTCGTTGGGAGTTTTTCTCGCAATATTTGTCTGACGGGGAGTACTTGGAGTTCTTAGGAGCTTTCGTTTGGATGATTTTCCTTGGGTTTACAATGAGTGTCGTTGCTCAAATGGGCTTCTTTGCCTACTTGACGGTGCATCAATTTGGCGTCAATTTGTTTAAATCATTGACGTTATGGAATTGGGTGCAGCTATTGATCATTGTAGTCGTCCTATTTGACCTTGTATTTTTCAGATTCCAGCTGACAGCAGGGAATACAGGGCGTACTCTTTTGTATATTACATTGTTGGTTTCATTGCTTGCAGTTTCCATTGTAACTGCATACTTTAAAGCAAAATGGACGAAAAAGCACACACTTATTTCAGCATTATTTTTCATGATTGTTATTACGACCCTTGAATGGCTCCCTGCGTTGATGGTGCGTTCAGGAAATATCGATTCGTGGGTGACAATTTTATTATTCCCACTTCTTGCAGTAAATGCATATCAGCTACTAATGTTGCCTAAATACAATCGTCAGTCTGATGAAGATAAAGCAAGACTTGACGCTCGAAAGAAAGCAAGAAAAGCAAATGTAAAAACCGCTAAAGCAAAATGA